Proteins co-encoded in one Paracrocinitomix mangrovi genomic window:
- a CDS encoding RNA polymerase sigma factor encodes MVTDSNGNNLSDKGKRDLALVQKALNGDQLAYADLMEMYRESIYFMMLKMVRTEDDAEDLTIEAFGKAFNRLHQYSPSFAFSTWLFKIASNNAIDHIRKKRIKVTSMDSAYTNDEGESMGIDVKSGEKNPAEETIHTQKVEVMREIVKKLKPRYRDLIEKRYFQELSYEEIAEEMNLPLGTVKAQLFRARAFLADMMKNTKDII; translated from the coding sequence ATGGTGACAGACTCAAACGGAAATAACTTATCAGACAAAGGGAAGCGTGATTTGGCCCTGGTACAAAAAGCCTTAAATGGTGATCAATTGGCTTATGCTGATTTGATGGAAATGTACAGAGAGTCAATTTACTTTATGATGCTTAAAATGGTGCGAACTGAAGATGACGCCGAAGATTTAACAATTGAGGCTTTTGGTAAAGCATTTAATAGACTTCATCAATATTCCCCTTCATTTGCTTTTTCTACCTGGTTATTTAAGATTGCCTCTAATAATGCAATTGATCACATCCGTAAAAAACGAATTAAGGTCACTTCTATGGATTCTGCCTATACCAATGATGAAGGTGAAAGCATGGGAATTGATGTGAAAAGTGGAGAGAAAAATCCTGCTGAGGAAACCATTCATACTCAAAAGGTGGAGGTGATGAGAGAGATAGTTAAGAAGTTGAAACCGCGTTACCGTGATTTGATTGAGAAAAGATATTTTCAAGAGTTGTCTTACGAAGAAATAGCTGAAGAGATGAACTTGCCTTTAGGAACAGTTAAAGCACAATTGTTTAGAGCAAGAGCATTTTTGGCTGATATGATGAAGAATACAAAGGACATCATCTAA
- a CDS encoding glycosyltransferase, which produces MIHKPAEKPVNHPGVSIIICSRNEEENLYKNLPKILNQDYPKFEVIVVIDQTVDDSKHIINAYSKEFPQLRYIEMERNQHRKFGKKIPLTVGIKGAKYEHVLLTDADCFPATDQWIKLMMSNYTEEKDIVIGYGPYERKKGLLNKFIRFDTTQIAATYLGFAKNRRPYMAVGRNMSYKVEKWREVDGFKSHYHVQSGDDDLFMQDAAKRKNTAIEIDKKSWVYSHPKTSWKDWVAQKQRHYTTASKYRFINKVFLGIFPFSMILMFVSLVLLLINYEWWLFVLSLFALRLITYWIISGLLFRKLGQKDLSWLFPIFEIGHFIIIPFIYYSTDRRPDKW; this is translated from the coding sequence TTGATACATAAGCCTGCAGAAAAACCGGTTAATCATCCTGGTGTAAGTATTATTATTTGCTCACGAAATGAAGAAGAAAATTTATATAAGAATCTTCCAAAAATCCTGAATCAAGATTATCCAAAGTTTGAGGTGATTGTCGTAATTGATCAAACAGTTGATGATTCAAAGCATATAATAAATGCTTACAGTAAAGAATTTCCTCAGCTCAGATATATTGAAATGGAGCGCAATCAGCATAGGAAGTTTGGTAAAAAAATTCCTTTAACTGTAGGGATAAAAGGTGCAAAGTACGAGCATGTGCTGTTGACGGATGCCGATTGTTTTCCTGCGACGGATCAATGGATAAAGTTGATGATGTCTAATTACACTGAGGAAAAAGATATTGTAATAGGTTACGGTCCGTACGAAAGAAAAAAAGGATTACTCAATAAATTTATTCGATTTGATACTACTCAAATTGCTGCTACTTATTTAGGTTTTGCCAAAAACAGGAGACCTTATATGGCTGTCGGCAGAAATATGAGTTATAAAGTTGAAAAATGGAGAGAAGTAGATGGGTTTAAAAGCCATTATCACGTCCAATCAGGAGATGATGATTTATTTATGCAGGATGCGGCTAAACGAAAAAATACGGCCATTGAAATTGATAAGAAAAGTTGGGTTTATTCACATCCTAAAACCAGCTGGAAAGACTGGGTAGCGCAAAAGCAAAGACATTATACGACTGCATCAAAATACAGGTTTATTAACAAAGTGTTTTTAGGAATATTCCCTTTCTCCATGATTTTGATGTTTGTTTCTTTAGTTCTTTTACTAATTAATTACGAGTGGTGGTTATTTGTTTTGTCGCTATTTGCGTTGAGGTTAATAACCTATTGGATTATAAGTGGTCTGTTATTTAGAAAGTTGGGGCAAAAAGACTTAAGTTGGCTGTTCCCGATTTTTGAAATAGGACACTTTATCATTATACCATTCATTTATTATTCAACCGATAGACGACCGGATAAATGGTGA
- a CDS encoding LptF/LptG family permease → MIITKLDKYIIGKFLGTFIFIMILLMSISMVFDLSEKLNDFIAAGAPWNEIIFTYYSNFFIFYGFQFIYLINFISVIWFTSKMTNNSEIVPILSAGISFNRFLRPYFISSAILVVFTILMTNFVLPGSNEKRLRFETMYYRDFSARLNVRSQVTKDQILYFGLYNATTEEIRNFRLDKFNGDSLEYTMKSPLAFGDSLTNDWHFDKFELRRFSNFHDDISYGFNVDTVLEFSIGDVVFKSNVIESMNYTELEEFIEREQAKGSEKVPYYLIEKYKRWSNPFAIFILTLIGVSVSSRKPRGGLGVNIAIGFAFAVAYIFSMQLTTVAAIKVGFTPFLAVWIPNILFGIAAIIMYRIAPK, encoded by the coding sequence GTGATAATAACAAAACTGGATAAATACATTATTGGAAAGTTTCTTGGAACTTTCATTTTCATTATGATCTTACTGATGTCAATCAGTATGGTTTTTGATTTATCTGAAAAGTTAAACGACTTTATCGCAGCCGGAGCTCCTTGGAACGAAATAATTTTTACCTACTACTCCAACTTTTTTATTTTTTACGGTTTTCAGTTTATATATCTGATCAACTTCATTTCAGTCATTTGGTTCACTTCAAAAATGACAAACAACTCTGAAATTGTACCCATTTTAAGTGCAGGGATTAGCTTCAATAGGTTTTTAAGACCCTACTTTATATCCTCGGCAATTTTGGTAGTTTTCACCATCTTGATGACCAATTTTGTTTTACCCGGATCCAATGAAAAACGCTTGCGTTTTGAAACAATGTACTACAGAGACTTTAGCGCCCGCCTCAATGTTCGCTCTCAAGTAACTAAAGATCAAATTCTCTATTTTGGCTTGTACAATGCAACTACTGAAGAAATTAGAAACTTTAGGTTAGATAAATTCAATGGAGACTCTTTAGAATACACCATGAAATCACCTTTGGCATTTGGTGACAGTTTAACCAACGACTGGCATTTTGACAAATTTGAATTGAGGAGGTTTAGCAATTTTCATGACGACATTTCATATGGATTCAACGTTGATACTGTTTTAGAATTCAGTATTGGAGATGTAGTATTTAAATCAAATGTGATAGAATCAATGAATTATACTGAATTAGAAGAATTCATTGAAAGAGAACAAGCCAAGGGTTCTGAAAAAGTACCTTATTATTTGATAGAAAAGTACAAGCGTTGGTCCAATCCATTTGCCATATTTATTCTTACCTTAATAGGCGTATCTGTATCAAGCAGAAAACCACGGGGAGGATTAGGAGTAAATATTGCTATTGGCTTTGCATTTGCCGTAGCATATATATTCAGCATGCAATTGACAACAGTAGCTGCAATAAAAGTAGGATTCACTCCTTTTTTAGCCGTTTGGATCCCCAATATTCTGTTTGGTATTGCAGCAATAATAATGTACCGAATAGCACCTAAATAA
- the truA gene encoding tRNA pseudouridine(38-40) synthase TruA: MNRIFIKLAYKGTNFFGWQIQPNHPSVQSEIESVLGKLNGGKEVKITGCGRTDTGVHSSEYYAHCDLPFEMEKDQLIYKLNSMLPMDIVIQDILEVEAEAHARFDATNRTYHYFIHQSKDPFIDEISWYRKPDLDIESMNKACLMLVQHKDFECFSKVKTDVTNFLCDIKNAIWIKSEKGYIFSITANRFLRNMVRAIVGTMIEIGEGRMSLEEFQIVLDSRNRSEAGQSVPAKGLFLAKIEYPYL; encoded by the coding sequence ATGAACCGCATTTTTATAAAGCTTGCATACAAAGGAACGAATTTTTTTGGTTGGCAAATTCAACCAAATCATCCTTCTGTACAAAGTGAAATAGAAAGTGTTTTAGGCAAACTGAACGGCGGTAAAGAAGTTAAAATAACGGGGTGTGGCAGAACAGACACCGGTGTTCACTCTTCTGAATACTACGCGCATTGTGACTTGCCTTTTGAAATGGAGAAAGATCAATTGATCTATAAATTGAACAGCATGCTTCCAATGGATATTGTTATTCAAGACATTTTAGAGGTTGAAGCAGAAGCACATGCAAGGTTTGATGCTACTAACAGAACTTATCACTATTTCATCCATCAATCTAAAGATCCATTTATTGATGAAATATCCTGGTACAGAAAACCAGATTTAGATATTGAAAGCATGAACAAAGCATGTTTGATGCTTGTCCAGCACAAAGATTTTGAGTGTTTTTCAAAAGTAAAAACGGATGTTACCAATTTCCTTTGCGATATAAAAAATGCTATTTGGATTAAATCTGAAAAAGGGTACATCTTTTCAATTACAGCTAATCGTTTTTTGAGAAATATGGTTCGGGCAATAGTAGGAACCATGATTGAAATTGGCGAAGGTAGAATGAGTTTGGAAGAGTTTCAAATTGTATTGGATTCAAGAAACAGATCAGAAGCTGGTCAATCTGTTCCGGCTAAAGGCTTATTTTTAGCTAAAATTGAATACCCATACTTATGA
- a CDS encoding OmpA family protein translates to MRYLLLHTILFLTTVSFSQRHSLEGVWQGLSATQMQSNKQGTATWMEFNIDYKSGDFTGFSRYEIPYKEYYAFKKLKGTATSDSTLKFEEYVVEKKEESSFYVWCLNKGELKYNAQNGYLEGTYESTDCRQRGRFILYRSRYEISKTDTNTLYHSWFDNFIGDLKRGWKAYYVRDAEMRNFEMLPVLFDHDKDSLKPEFHSYLDQMVKIVKSHSDLRIKIIGHTDSNGTDEYNVDLSQRRADTVKAYLVAAGLKPDRVVIEFRGESDPRTSNATAYGKSLNRRVDFEFI, encoded by the coding sequence GTGAGATATCTATTATTACATACTATCTTGTTTTTAACAACTGTATCTTTTAGTCAAAGACATAGTTTAGAAGGTGTTTGGCAAGGTTTGTCAGCCACTCAAATGCAATCAAACAAGCAGGGAACTGCCACCTGGATGGAGTTTAATATTGATTATAAATCTGGTGATTTTACCGGTTTTTCTAGATATGAGATTCCTTACAAGGAGTACTATGCATTCAAAAAATTAAAAGGTACAGCAACCAGTGATTCAACGCTAAAGTTTGAGGAGTACGTAGTAGAAAAGAAAGAAGAATCCAGTTTTTATGTTTGGTGTCTTAACAAAGGGGAGTTGAAGTATAATGCGCAGAATGGTTATCTAGAAGGGACTTATGAATCCACTGATTGCAGACAAAGAGGAAGGTTTATTCTGTATCGTTCCAGATATGAAATAAGCAAAACTGATACTAATACCCTGTATCATTCCTGGTTTGATAATTTTATTGGTGATTTAAAAAGAGGATGGAAGGCTTATTATGTAAGAGATGCGGAAATGCGCAACTTTGAAATGTTGCCGGTATTGTTTGATCATGACAAAGACAGTTTAAAACCGGAGTTCCATTCCTATTTAGATCAAATGGTGAAAATTGTGAAATCACATTCAGATTTACGTATTAAAATTATTGGCCACACTGATTCAAACGGAACAGATGAATATAATGTTGACCTCTCGCAAAGAAGAGCAGATACTGTAAAAGCATATTTAGTAGCTGCAGGCTTAAAACCTGATAGAGTTGTAATAGAATTCAGAGGTGAAAGTGATCCTAGAACATCTAATGCCACTGCTTACGGTAAAAGTTTGAATAGAAGAGTAGATTTTGAATTTATTTAG
- a CDS encoding metallophosphoesterase family protein: MRKIGLLSDTHGFLDPRIFEYFKDVDEIWHAGDVGSMEVIEKLEAFKPVKGVYGNIDGHEVRAAWPKTRRFLCEKMHVIITHIGGKPYVYSKDAYAEFIRNKPDVFVCGHSHILLVQFDKKINAMWINPGACGYKGFHKVKTILRFEVHGRDLKNMEAIELGPRVKGDEIIPDEFFK; the protein is encoded by the coding sequence ATGCGCAAAATTGGATTATTATCAGATACTCATGGATTTTTAGATCCTCGCATCTTTGAATATTTCAAGGATGTGGATGAAATTTGGCATGCCGGAGATGTAGGTAGTATGGAGGTGATTGAGAAGTTAGAAGCATTTAAGCCGGTTAAAGGGGTTTATGGTAATATTGATGGACATGAGGTAAGAGCGGCCTGGCCCAAAACAAGAAGGTTTTTATGTGAGAAAATGCATGTTATAATTACCCACATTGGAGGAAAGCCATACGTTTATAGTAAGGATGCTTATGCAGAATTTATTAGAAACAAGCCAGATGTATTTGTGTGTGGACATTCGCATATTTTATTAGTTCAGTTTGACAAAAAAATCAATGCAATGTGGATAAATCCGGGTGCTTGCGGGTACAAAGGATTTCATAAAGTGAAAACAATTTTAAGATTTGAGGTCCACGGCAGAGATCTTAAAAATATGGAAGCGATAGAGTTGGGGCCAAGGGTGAAAGGAGATGAAATTATACCCGACGAATTTTTTAAATAA
- a CDS encoding hotdog fold thioesterase has translation MIDPNLPLDKVNAASKNTMMEWLGMRITELGSDYIIATMPVNNRTHQPAGLLHGGASAALIESLGSFGSYLIVDKSKYGVVGLEINANHLRAKRDGIVTGYAKIIHCGRKTHVWQCDIKDEEDKLICTGRLTVMVTPLA, from the coding sequence ATGATAGATCCAAATTTACCCTTAGACAAGGTTAATGCAGCAAGCAAAAACACCATGATGGAATGGCTTGGGATGCGAATTACTGAACTAGGCAGTGATTATATTATCGCAACAATGCCTGTAAACAATAGAACTCACCAACCGGCAGGTCTTTTGCACGGAGGTGCATCAGCTGCACTTATTGAATCATTAGGATCATTTGGTTCCTATTTAATCGTTGACAAAAGTAAATATGGTGTAGTTGGCCTTGAAATAAATGCCAATCATTTAAGAGCAAAAAGAGATGGCATAGTTACCGGTTATGCTAAGATCATTCATTGCGGCAGAAAAACACACGTCTGGCAATGTGATATAAAGGATGAAGAAGACAAATTAATTTGTACCGGAAGGTTAACCGTAATGGTTACTCCTTTGGCATAA
- the rsmG gene encoding 16S rRNA (guanine(527)-N(7))-methyltransferase RsmG: MVTVDIIYKYFPNLSPIQKKQFALLYDVYKDWNEQINVVSRKDFDNFYERHVLHSLGIAKIINFQDGSEILDVGTGGGFPGIPLAIMFPECDFYLVDSIGKKIKVVNEVKEELGLDNVFAAQVRAEQLKQKFDFVVSRAVTQMPKFIPWVQNKIKKEGQNGYPNGIFYLKGGDLKEELKPIKRYKEVIDLSDYFEEEFFDTKKVVYVQVSD; the protein is encoded by the coding sequence ATGGTTACAGTAGATATTATCTATAAGTACTTTCCCAATTTAAGTCCAATTCAAAAAAAGCAATTTGCTTTGCTTTATGATGTTTATAAAGATTGGAATGAGCAAATTAATGTTGTAAGTAGAAAAGACTTTGATAATTTTTACGAAAGACATGTTTTGCATTCTTTGGGAATAGCCAAGATTATAAATTTCCAGGATGGATCTGAGATTTTGGATGTTGGAACCGGTGGTGGTTTTCCTGGGATTCCATTAGCAATTATGTTTCCTGAGTGTGATTTTTATCTGGTAGATTCTATTGGTAAAAAAATCAAAGTGGTAAATGAAGTGAAGGAAGAGCTAGGGTTGGATAATGTTTTTGCAGCTCAAGTTAGAGCCGAACAATTAAAACAAAAATTTGACTTTGTAGTGAGTCGCGCGGTTACTCAAATGCCAAAATTTATTCCTTGGGTACAAAATAAGATTAAGAAAGAAGGTCAGAATGGATATCCAAACGGAATCTTTTATTTAAAAGGAGGAGATTTAAAAGAAGAGTTGAAACCTATTAAAAGATACAAAGAGGTGATAGATTTATCTGATTACTTTGAAGAAGAATTTTTTGACACTAAAAAGGTTGTATACGTCCAAGTTTCAGATTAA
- the def gene encoding peptide deformylase: MILPIVAYGSPILKREGDEIEEDFEDLNDLIDSMFETMYAANGVGLAAPQIDKSLRIFVVDASPFAEIEEGEEPDPMAEGLEDFKKVFINPIIEEEEGEEWPFAEGCLSIPNIREEVMRKPKIKISYYDENWEFHEEEYEGYAARIIQHEYDHVDGVLFTDRLSPLKKRLLKKKLTNIAKGDVEVAYKMKFPNKKGKR, encoded by the coding sequence ATGATTTTACCAATAGTTGCATACGGATCTCCAATTCTAAAAAGAGAAGGAGATGAAATAGAGGAAGATTTTGAAGATTTGAATGATCTAATTGACAGCATGTTTGAAACCATGTATGCTGCAAATGGCGTGGGCTTGGCAGCTCCTCAAATAGATAAGTCATTGCGAATTTTTGTAGTTGACGCTTCTCCTTTTGCTGAAATTGAAGAAGGTGAAGAACCAGACCCAATGGCTGAAGGTTTAGAAGATTTCAAAAAAGTATTCATCAATCCAATCATAGAGGAAGAAGAAGGTGAAGAATGGCCTTTTGCTGAAGGATGCTTGAGTATTCCTAACATCAGAGAAGAAGTAATGAGAAAACCTAAAATCAAAATTTCTTATTATGATGAAAATTGGGAATTCCATGAAGAAGAATACGAAGGTTATGCAGCCAGAATTATTCAACATGAGTACGATCATGTTGACGGTGTACTTTTTACTGATCGCTTAAGCCCTCTTAAAAAGAGACTTCTTAAAAAGAAACTTACCAATATCGCTAAAGGTGATGTTGAAGTAGCTTATAAAATGAAATTCCCTAACAAAAAAGGAAAAAGATAA
- a CDS encoding chorismate-binding protein, with protein sequence MSYTYFAYRLPHESDIHFLKGTITKRSSIVDVLGRGIVISDFRSENIYQIENIEPCSEKEFEFYFKDPHDKTLTFENYEIGFNKLLAELKSGRFDKVVYSKTKVVDTKIDIIETYKSICKAYLNTFNYILSSEETGVWMGASPELLCEIEDNNIKAVSLAGTKKAEEKWTNKEIQEQLYVTRYIEDKFREMHCRNINIEGPKNISAGPIEHLKSEISAEMMSRESWRKMIESLHPTPAICGIPTKKSMELIQEVEAYKRFLYTGYIGVFTDEFKKCFVNLRCMQLHKNQATLYVGGGMTKDSDINREWDETERKASTLERFIS encoded by the coding sequence ATGAGCTATACCTATTTTGCATATCGACTGCCTCACGAAAGTGATATTCACTTCTTAAAAGGAACCATCACTAAAAGATCGTCTATTGTTGATGTATTAGGAAGGGGAATTGTGATTAGTGATTTCAGAAGTGAAAACATCTATCAAATTGAAAACATTGAACCTTGCAGTGAGAAAGAATTTGAATTTTACTTTAAAGATCCTCATGATAAAACATTAACTTTTGAAAACTATGAAATAGGTTTTAATAAATTGCTGGCAGAGCTTAAATCTGGAAGGTTTGACAAGGTGGTTTACAGCAAAACAAAAGTAGTAGACACAAAAATTGATATTATAGAAACATATAAATCAATTTGCAAAGCTTATCTCAACACTTTCAATTACATTTTATCTTCTGAGGAAACAGGGGTTTGGATGGGCGCTAGTCCTGAACTACTTTGTGAAATAGAAGACAATAACATCAAAGCAGTTTCACTAGCCGGAACAAAAAAAGCAGAAGAAAAGTGGACAAATAAAGAAATTCAGGAACAGCTTTATGTTACCAGATATATTGAAGATAAGTTCAGAGAAATGCACTGCAGAAACATCAATATTGAAGGACCGAAAAATATTTCAGCAGGCCCAATTGAACATTTAAAATCTGAGATTTCTGCAGAAATGATGTCAAGAGAATCCTGGCGTAAAATGATTGAATCCTTACATCCTACTCCTGCAATTTGCGGAATTCCAACCAAAAAAAGTATGGAATTAATTCAAGAAGTAGAAGCTTACAAGAGATTTCTGTATACGGGATACATTGGGGTGTTTACAGATGAGTTCAAAAAATGTTTTGTAAATCTCAGATGCATGCAACTGCACAAAAACCAAGCAACTTTATATGTTGGAGGCGGCATGACTAAGGATAGTGATATTAACCGTGAGTGGGATGAAACAGAAAGAAAAGCTAGTACGTTGGAAAGATTTATCTCCTAA
- the porQ gene encoding type IX secretion system protein PorQ — translation MKKITFFIMLISSVAFGQQGGLYSYQFLDLDFNARAMALGGDFIGVKDGDIDLAVANPSVISDDMHNHLSLNHFFYPSGINYGQFAYGRTFEKVGTFVGHLRYVAYGSFDRMDELGINQGTFTAGDYALGVGYGRDLNKYFSIGANMNFIFSHMETYTSFGMAADISSTFYHPEANLTVSLVAKNVGYQFKGYTTKNHEPLPIQVLAGVSYKFHHAPFRLSLVGTDLTNWDLTYNDPTLQPTIDQLTGDTIPVPKASFAQKVAYHTNFGLEIVPKSERFYFRLGFNFGRRNGLGVENRRGIGGFSTGFGIRLKKFAFNYGLSFYSVAGVSNSFGITTNINEWKKSKKKVQSTDN, via the coding sequence ATGAAAAAAATAACCTTCTTCATAATGCTGATTTCATCTGTTGCTTTTGGTCAACAAGGCGGTTTGTATAGTTATCAGTTTTTAGATCTGGATTTTAATGCCAGGGCAATGGCTTTAGGTGGAGATTTTATTGGTGTAAAAGATGGTGATATTGATTTGGCAGTTGCAAATCCTTCTGTGATTTCAGATGATATGCATAATCATCTTTCTTTGAATCACTTTTTTTATCCATCCGGAATAAATTATGGTCAGTTTGCTTATGGAAGAACCTTTGAAAAGGTGGGGACTTTTGTGGGGCACTTGAGATATGTGGCATACGGAAGTTTTGATAGAATGGATGAACTGGGGATAAATCAAGGAACGTTTACTGCTGGTGATTATGCTTTAGGAGTGGGTTATGGAAGAGATTTGAATAAGTACTTTTCAATTGGGGCGAATATGAATTTTATTTTTTCTCATATGGAGACTTATACCTCTTTTGGTATGGCGGCAGATATTTCTTCAACATTTTATCATCCAGAGGCGAATTTGACAGTTTCTTTGGTAGCCAAAAATGTAGGTTATCAGTTTAAAGGATATACCACAAAAAATCACGAACCATTGCCAATTCAGGTATTGGCTGGGGTTTCATATAAATTTCATCACGCACCTTTTAGGTTGAGTTTGGTTGGTACTGATTTGACTAATTGGGATCTTACTTATAATGATCCTACTTTACAACCAACAATTGATCAATTGACCGGTGATACTATTCCGGTTCCTAAAGCCAGCTTTGCTCAAAAGGTAGCTTATCACACCAATTTTGGATTAGAGATTGTACCCAAAAGTGAACGTTTCTATTTTAGATTAGGATTTAACTTTGGTAGAAGAAATGGGCTAGGAGTGGAAAACAGACGTGGAATTGGAGGGTTTAGTACCGGATTTGGAATTAGACTCAAGAAGTTTGCTTTTAACTATGGCCTTTCATTTTACTCAGTGGCCGGAGTATCTAATTCTTTTGGTATTACCACTAATATTAATGAGTGGAAAAAGTCCAAGAAGAAAGTCCAATCCACAGATAATTGA
- the tgt gene encoding tRNA guanosine(34) transglycosylase Tgt: protein MDFILSHKDTHTKARTGVITTDHGEIKTPIFMPVGTAGTVKAVHQHELKEDIKAQIILGNTYHLYLRPGLEVIEAAGGLHKFNGWDKPILTDSGGYQVYSLSNTNKIEEEGVNFRSHIDGSMHFFSPEKAIDIQRVIGADIIMAFDECTPFPCEYNYAKESMRMTHRWLDRCIKRMNETEGLYGYNQTLFPIVQGSTYKDLRIESAETIAAAGAEGNAIGGLSVGEPDEDLYAMTELVCSILPEDKPRYLMGVGTPVNILECIALGVDMFDCVMPTRNARHGMLFTKNGIINIKNAKWKKDFSPLDPDGTSYVDSFYSKAYVRHLFHSKEALGMQIASIHNLAFYLWLVDEARNQIENGTFRAWKDEMVPKLGSKL from the coding sequence ATGGATTTTATTCTATCACATAAAGACACACATACTAAAGCCCGAACCGGAGTAATAACAACGGATCACGGCGAAATTAAAACTCCGATTTTTATGCCTGTAGGAACAGCTGGAACTGTTAAAGCTGTTCATCAACATGAATTGAAAGAAGATATTAAAGCACAAATAATCCTTGGAAACACCTATCATCTGTATTTACGTCCCGGGCTTGAAGTAATAGAAGCGGCAGGTGGTTTACATAAATTTAACGGCTGGGACAAACCTATTTTAACTGACTCTGGAGGTTATCAGGTTTATTCATTATCTAACACTAATAAGATTGAAGAAGAAGGAGTAAACTTTAGATCACACATTGATGGAAGCATGCACTTTTTCTCTCCAGAAAAAGCCATTGACATTCAAAGAGTAATTGGTGCAGATATCATTATGGCATTTGATGAATGCACACCTTTTCCGTGCGAATACAATTATGCAAAAGAATCAATGCGCATGACCCACCGCTGGCTGGATCGTTGTATAAAAAGAATGAATGAAACCGAAGGGTTATACGGATACAACCAGACATTATTCCCAATTGTACAAGGAAGTACCTATAAAGATTTAAGAATTGAAAGTGCTGAAACAATTGCTGCAGCCGGGGCAGAAGGAAATGCCATAGGTGGATTATCAGTTGGTGAACCGGACGAAGATCTTTATGCAATGACTGAGCTGGTGTGTAGCATATTACCGGAAGACAAACCAAGATACTTAATGGGTGTTGGAACCCCGGTTAATATATTAGAATGTATCGCTTTAGGTGTTGATATGTTTGATTGTGTGATGCCAACAAGAAATGCCCGTCATGGAATGTTGTTTACCAAAAATGGGATCATCAACATTAAAAATGCTAAATGGAAAAAAGATTTTTCTCCACTCGACCCGGACGGAACTTCTTATGTAGACAGCTTCTACTCAAAAGCCTATGTACGCCATCTTTTCCATTCCAAGGAAGCCTTGGGAATGCAAATAGCAAGTATTCACAATTTAGCTTTTTACTTATGGTTAGTTGATGAGGCACGCAATCAAATTGAAAATGGTACGTTTAGAGCGTGGAAAGATGAAATGGTTCCGAAATTAGGAAGCAAGTTGTGA
- a CDS encoding tetratricopeptide repeat protein, which translates to MRTLKFLPLVILIIASSCGSNEDDTVYDEKMLDPVVKVDYETYKQEMADLDSKLMVNPEDEVLMEEAMTKFQDYAGFFPEDSLSPTYLKKASDLSHRTGRPEKAIKILDRIINEYPGYFDMMNVKYTRCTYLDWDLRDTARAKQAWTEFKNEYPGTNFALDAAYRIKYIQYDINEYTDMMANGKIEPIEPEVQ; encoded by the coding sequence ATGAGAACCTTAAAATTTTTACCGCTTGTTATTTTGATAATTGCTTCGTCTTGCGGCAGTAATGAAGATGATACCGTTTATGACGAAAAGATGTTGGACCCTGTTGTAAAAGTAGATTACGAAACCTACAAACAGGAAATGGCAGATTTAGACAGTAAGTTAATGGTGAATCCAGAAGACGAAGTATTGATGGAAGAAGCCATGACAAAATTTCAAGATTATGCAGGTTTTTTTCCTGAAGATTCACTATCACCAACATATCTGAAAAAAGCTTCAGATCTTTCTCACAGAACCGGACGACCTGAAAAGGCTATTAAAATTTTGGATCGTATCATTAATGAATATCCTGGATACTTTGACATGATGAATGTAAAGTATACGCGTTGCACTTATTTGGATTGGGATTTAAGAGACACAGCTCGTGCTAAACAAGCTTGGACTGAATTTAAAAATGAATATCCGGGTACAAATTTTGCCCTTGATGCAGCATATCGCATTAAGTATATTCAATACGACATTAACGAATATACCGACATGATGGCCAATGGAAAAATTGAGCCTATCGAGCCGGAAGTGCAATAA